The proteins below are encoded in one region of Candidatus Sysuiplasma jiujiangense:
- a CDS encoding branched-chain amino acid ABC transporter permease, whose protein sequence is MNFRGFFLSGGRGIKTDAVKIAVPLAAIFTLGPVVTGNQSILMELAVFVILADALNIVYGFTGYLPFGFGAFFAVGAYGTAIMIAHYSFPVGIALLVGTFLSCVLALVFTPLLRLSGAYFAIASLAAFEVLYLAIGNTSLTSITGGPYGISFIQAYSPNVDYAVTAAVAVVSALTVVLLARSYFGIALKAIREDRFAVELAGVNSLRYRNYAWLLSAFFSGLAGGLFGWYLGFFYPEAVFSLTDYSVLIIVFVLFGGRGTAFGPVIGAIILFAVYEVLILYFSNLLLIIFGLLLVLLILFIPDGIVPIIRKHYGGIS, encoded by the coding sequence GTGAATTTTAGGGGATTTTTTCTCTCCGGAGGAAGGGGCATCAAAACGGATGCGGTCAAAATAGCTGTCCCGCTGGCGGCGATCTTCACGCTCGGTCCGGTTGTGACAGGCAACCAGAGCATACTGATGGAACTCGCTGTCTTTGTCATACTTGCCGACGCGCTGAACATCGTTTACGGCTTCACCGGTTATCTGCCGTTTGGATTCGGTGCGTTTTTTGCTGTCGGCGCATACGGAACGGCAATAATGATAGCGCATTATTCGTTCCCGGTGGGAATTGCGCTGCTCGTCGGCACATTTCTTTCCTGCGTCCTTGCACTAGTCTTCACGCCGCTCCTGAGGCTGTCCGGAGCATATTTTGCCATAGCAAGCCTTGCAGCGTTCGAGGTCCTCTATCTCGCAATCGGCAACACGTCGCTGACCTCCATTACAGGGGGCCCATATGGAATTTCATTCATTCAGGCATATTCGCCCAATGTGGACTATGCGGTGACCGCGGCTGTTGCTGTGGTGTCTGCACTCACAGTGGTGCTTCTGGCCAGATCGTATTTTGGAATTGCACTGAAGGCGATAAGGGAAGATCGTTTTGCTGTCGAGCTTGCAGGCGTAAACAGCCTGCGTTACAGAAACTATGCATGGCTGCTCTCAGCATTTTTTTCGGGACTTGCAGGCGGCCTGTTCGGCTGGTACCTCGGTTTCTTCTATCCTGAAGCGGTATTTTCGCTTACCGACTATTCTGTGCTCATCATAGTCTTTGTTCTGTTCGGCGGAAGGGGGACGGCATTCGGCCCGGTAATAGGCGCAATAATACTGTTCGCCGTCTATGAGGTGCTCATACTCTATTTCAGCAATCTGCTGCTCATAATATTCGGTCTGCTGCTTGTGCTGCTGATACTGTTCATACCGGATGGAATTGTCCCCATAATACGCAAACATTACGGAGGCATTTCATGA
- a CDS encoding branched-chain amino acid ABC transporter permease yields the protein MQLFLDAFITSLIYAAFFSLAALGLNLIFGVMRIVNLAHGQFIVFGSYAAILLLSSYSVNPLMALLFIVPVFFLAGIPLYYLLIPRLRKSGDPEMSSFILFFGLSFIMEGLAIQFFGVDYRTLPYSSFRPLHVSIAGSTIPFAWVVTAAVSVLFILVIYAYLYHTRLGLQTRALMINRDEAAANGVNAGTVSAIAFSTGVTLAAIAGAFSSFISYPTSPDIGATFTLISFAIIIIGALGNPLATLAGGVVFAFAYGYTELYLPNISSLVPFVVLIAIILVRPTGLLGRKVREF from the coding sequence ATGCAGCTGTTCCTTGACGCCTTCATCACGTCGCTGATTTACGCCGCTTTCTTTTCGCTGGCGGCGCTGGGTCTCAATCTCATATTCGGTGTGATGAGGATCGTGAATCTCGCGCACGGACAGTTCATTGTGTTCGGCTCTTATGCCGCCATTCTGCTGCTGTCAAGCTATTCGGTCAATCCGCTCATGGCACTGCTTTTCATTGTGCCTGTTTTCTTCCTCGCAGGCATACCGCTCTATTATCTTCTCATCCCCAGGCTCCGCAAATCAGGAGATCCCGAAATGAGTTCGTTCATCCTCTTCTTCGGCCTCTCCTTCATCATGGAAGGGCTGGCGATTCAGTTTTTCGGTGTTGATTACAGGACCCTTCCCTACAGCTCGTTCAGGCCGCTGCACGTGAGCATTGCAGGAAGCACAATCCCCTTTGCATGGGTTGTCACTGCGGCAGTTTCAGTTTTATTCATACTGGTAATTTACGCATATCTCTACCACACCAGACTCGGACTGCAGACAAGGGCACTTATGATAAACAGGGATGAGGCCGCAGCCAATGGCGTAAATGCAGGAACAGTTTCGGCGATTGCGTTTTCCACGGGAGTGACGCTCGCTGCAATTGCCGGGGCGTTTTCCTCGTTCATCAGTTATCCCACCTCCCCGGACATAGGCGCAACCTTTACGCTCATTTCGTTTGCCATCATAATCATCGGTGCACTGGGTAATCCGCTGGCAACGCTTGCCGGTGGAGTGGTTTTTGCCTTTGCGTACGGCTACACCGAACTCTATCTGCCCAACATCTCGTCCCTGGTCCCGTTCGTTGTGCTCATAGCAATAATACTTGTCAGGCCTACCGGCCTTCTCGGGAGGAAGGTCCGTGAATTTTAG